A single region of the Anopheles funestus chromosome X, idAnoFuneDA-416_04, whole genome shotgun sequence genome encodes:
- the LOC125761847 gene encoding general odorant-binding protein 99a-like: MLKFVVAVLALAAMVSAEFVVQTRDDLLKYRAECVQSLSVSDELVEQYKSWNFPEDDTTQCYIKCIFNKMQLFDDTNGPIVDNLVVQLAHGRDVDEVRAEIVKCAGTNTDGNVCHWAYRGFQCFQKNNLSLIKASVKKD, from the exons ATGCTGAAGTTTGTGGTTGCAGTTCTGGCGCTGGCCGCAATG GTGAGCGCTGAGTTCGTGGTGCAGACGCGCGACGATCTGCTGAAGTATCGTGCCGAGTGCGTCCAGTCGCTCAGCGTTTCGGACGAGCTGGTGGAGCAGTACAAATCGTGGAACTTCCCGGAGGATGATACCACCCAATGCTACATCAAGTGTATCTTCAACAAGATGCAGCTATTCGACGATACGAACGGCCCGATCGTAGACAATCTGGTGGTGCAGCTGGCGCACGGTCGCGATGTCGATGAGGTGCGTGCCGAGATCGTCAAGTGTGCCGGTACCAACACCGACGGTAACGTGTGCCACTGGGCGTACCGAGGCTTCCAGTGCTTCCAGAAGAACAACCTGTCGCTGATCAAGGCGAGCGTGAAGAAGGATTAG
- the LOC125761835 gene encoding uncharacterized protein LOC125761835, with protein sequence MEPILISPRQWAEVTYHERYLVRATHGRRSSTKRCARMKTLLLTVSLFVMTQGAYVVRTFADASRYKDECVKQYAVRGSSLIDYMRQVSLHTDDDDSRWCIVRCILHKSELLEIAQSDTLHEENVHAQMQYSNAIVEDPEDIRSETNRCLQEPIVTGDGCLRAYTFFACIQSTEYDLF encoded by the exons ATGGAACCAATTCTGATAAGTCCCAGACAGTGGGCTGAAGTGACTTACCACGAGCGATACTTGGTACGCGCTACACACGGCAGGCGAAGCAGTACAAAACGGTGCGCAAGGATGAAAACACTATTGCTTACCGTATCGTTGTTCGTAATG ACACAAGGGGCGTACGTCGTGCGGACATTCGCGGATGCGTCGCGGTATAAGGATGAGTGTGTGAAGCAGTACGCCGTACGGGGCAGCTCATTGATCGACTACATGCGGCAGGTATCGTTACatacggatgatgatgatagtcGCTGGTGTATCGTACGATGTATACTGCACAAATCGGAGTTACTGGAGATAGCGCAAAGTGATACGCTGCACGAGGAGAACGTTCATGCGCAGATGCAGTACAGCAATGCGATCGTGGAGGATCCGGAGGATATACGCAGCGAGACGAACCGATGTCTGCAGGAACCGATAGTGACCGGTGACGGTTGTCTACGGGCGTACACATTCTTTGCCTGCATCCAGAGCACGGAGTATGACTTATTTTGA
- the LOC125761631 gene encoding head-specific guanylate cyclase gives MACPFAKHTSSEQFQRQPSIAEAHNWNLDEDLSEIPGDALTLTHLNAAIQLLTAPSIDNVHEALMSLISKYSNRWPGLSKLKSERSELSIYPHYDYLADIQDNLTQIDESAVSEILVHLGEELIQTACVGVIERAFKCLGSDLQEFLGSLDGVYDVLKLQEEDISDTGFVCAGEGELIFTSERPVLAWLLLGCLRALSRLLFNCEPEIELEPLPGDTPRYRYLLRVDEPVQEILDRRGPADIVSGDARDLKVSNHFFCDAFPWHFIMDEQLRLVQMGSAFSRLFKGHVGAGTAGLCASTVFRFKRPRGLQLHFREIVRRTNTPFMISLRAPPGRPDFFAKGLEIKGQMVFCPESNALLFVGSPFLDGLEGLTCNGLFISDIPLHDATREVILVGEQARAQDGLRRRMDKLKSSIEEANAAVIKERKKNVSLLQLIFPAEIAERLWLGAQIDAKTYPEVTMLFSDIVGFTSICSRATPFMVINMLENLYKHFDELCGFFDVYKVETIGDAYCVASGLHRASIYDAHKVAWMALRMIETCTLYNTHDGQHIKMRIGIHTGTVLAGVVGRKMPRYCLFGHNVTIANKFESGSEACKINISPTTREWLVKHPDFDFQLNARDASYMPKEFTDSKGLTCYFLEGYKHPTLSNDRPLQEHIEEAMRQTLQDTAETITLEVAAQ, from the exons ATGGCGTGCCCTTTTGCGAAGCACACCTCGAGTGAACAGTTCCAGCGCCAACCATCAATTGCTGAGGCGCACAACTGGAATCTGGATGAGGACCTCAGCGAAATACCGGGCGATGCGCTTACGCTCACGCATCTTAACGCTGCGATACAGCTGCTGACTGCACCATCG ATCGACAATGTCCACGAGGCACTGATGTCACTGATCAGCAAATACAGCAACAGGTGGCCGGGACTGTCAAAACT GAAAAGTGAACGTTCCGAGTTGTCGATCTATCCGCATTACGACTACCTTGCCGACATTCAGGACAATTTGACGCAGATTGatg AGTCCGCTGTGTCGGAGATACTGGTACATCTCGGTGAGGAACTCATCCAGACGGCATGTGTCGGTGTAATCGAGCGTGCGTTCAAGTGTCTCGGTTCGGATCTGCAAGAGTTCTTAGGATCTCTGGACGGTGTGTACGATGTGTTGAAGCTGCAGGAGGAAGACATCTCCGACACCGGGTTTGTGTGTGCCGGTGAGGGAGAACTTATCTTTACCTCCGAGCGACCGGTATTGGCCTGGCTGTTGCTCGGCTGTCTGCGCGCTCTGAGCCGGCTGCTGTTTAACTGCGAGCCGGAGATTGAGCTGGAACCGTTGCCGGGTGATACGCCCCGGTACCGCTACCTGCTGCGGGTGGACGAACCGGTGCAGGAAATATTGGACCGGCGCGGTCCGGCCGACATTGTTTCGGGCGATGCGCGCGACCTGAAGGTGAGCAATCACTTTTTCTGCGATGCCTTCCCGTGGCACTTCATCATGGACGAGCAGCTGCGCCTGGTGCAGATGGGATCGGCCTTTAGCCGGCTGTTTAAGGGGCATGTCggggccggtacggctgggcTGTGCGCCAGCACCGTATTTCGCTTCAAGCGACCGCGCGGTCTGCAGCTACACTTTCGTGAAATAGTGCGCCGCACCAACACACCGTTCATGATTTCGCTCCGTGCACCACCGGGACGGCCCGACTTCTTTGCCAAGGGTCTTGAGATTAAGGGGCAGATGGTGTTCTGTCCGGAGTCGAACGCGCTGCTGTTTGTTGGTTCACCGTTTCTCGATGGGCTGGAGGGATTGACCTGTAATGGGCTGTTCATATCGGACATTCCGCTGCACGATGCGACGCGTGAGGTAATACTGGTCGGTGAGCAGGCCCGTGCCCAGGATGGGTTGCGGCGCCGCATGGACAAGCTGAAGAGCTCGATCGAGGAAGCGAATGCGGCCGTCATCAAGGAGCGTAAGAAAAACGTGAGTCTGCTGCAGCTGATCTTCCCAGCGGAAATAGCCGAACGGTTGTGGCTCGGTGCCCAGATCGATGCCAAGACGTACCCGGAGGTAACGATGCTGTTCAGCGACATCGTCGGCTTTACGAGCATCTGCTCACGGGCGACACCGTTCATGGTGATCAACATGCTGGAGAATCTGTACAAACACTTTGACGAGCTGTGCGGATTCTTCGACGTGTACAAGGTGGAAACGATCGGCGATGCGTACTGTGTGGCAAGCGGGCTGCATCGGGCCAGCATCTACGACGCACACAAGGTCGCCTGGATGGCACTGCGGATGATTGAAACCTGCACGCTCTACAACACGCACGATGGTCAACACATCAAG ATGCGCATCGGTATCCATACCGGTACGGTACTGGCCGGTGTGGTTGGACGCAAGATGCCACGGTACTGTCTGTTCGGTCACAATGTAACGATCGCGAACAAGTTCGAGTCCGGTAGCGAGGCTTGCAAGATTAACATTAGCCCAACAACGCGCGAATGGTTGGTAAAGCATCCGGACTTTGATTTTCAGCTAAATGCACGTGATGCGTCCTACATGCCGAAGGAGTTTACCGACTCGAAGGGTTTGACGTGCTACTTCCTGGAGGGTTACAAGCATCCGACGCTCAGTAATGATCGTCCGCTGCAGGAACACATCGAGGAGGCGATGCGACAGACGCTACAGGATACGGCCGAAACCATCACGCTCGAGGTTGCCGCCCAGTAG